From a single Candoia aspera isolate rCanAsp1 chromosome 2, rCanAsp1.hap2, whole genome shotgun sequence genomic region:
- the LOC134490248 gene encoding granzyme A-like, with translation MGEEEMENCSISAWKSLGGIENKRPTGTHSQSAHILEEEQPSKPYVVALFKNDRLSCAGTLIKETWVLTAAHCFPNPLGTKTFYECTKIFFYPGFNPKTFENDIMLLKLHVMETKLKIKTIPLPDPTSDIKAGTPCIVAGWGTISNRRRFKKLHEVNVTIFDRNICNDKKHYQSHPLVTMKMLCAGQKKSGKDSCVGDSGGPLICSGKQRGILSFVKKCSNPQYPGIYTQLTQTYTSWIKTITDEHSH, from the exons ATGGGAGAAGAGGAGATGGAGAACTGCTCCATCAGTGCCTGGAAATCTCTTGGTGGGATTGAGAACAAAAGACCCACAGGGACCCACA GTCAGTCTGCACATATATTGGAAGAGGAACAACCTTCAAAACCATATGTGGTCGCCCTCTTCAAAAATGACCGTTTATCATGTGCAGGAACATTGATCAAAGAGACCTGGGTGTTAACAGCAGCCCACTGTTTTCC GAATCCTTTAG GAACGAAAACATTTTATGAATGTACTAAAATCTTTTTTTACCCAGGATTTAAtccaaaaacatttgaaaatgacATTATGCTTTTGAAG CTTCATGTGATGGAAACaaagcttaaaataaaaaccatccCACTTCCTGACCCTACCAGTGATATCAAAGCAGGAACTCCCTGCATAGTAGCAGGATGGGGAACTATTAGTAACAGGAGGAGATTTAAGAAACTTCATGAAGTTAACGTCACCATCTTTGACAGAAATATCTGCAATGACAAGAAACATTATCAGTCTCATCCTTTGGTGACCATGAAGATGCTGTGTGCTGGACAGAAGAAAAGTGGGAAGGATTCCTGTGTG GGTGATTCCGGTGGGCCTTTGATATGCAGTGGGAAACAAAGAGGCATTCTCTCCTTTGTTAAAAAATGTAGTAATCCCCAATACCCTGGCATCTATACTCAGCTTACACAGACCTATACCTCTTGGATAAAGACAATCACAGATGAACATTCACACTGA
- the LOC134491724 gene encoding granzyme A-like yields MMVPLGLWFFAAIFLLGSPRGHCAQIIGGKESVPHSRPFMAKIKGTSLCGGSLIKPNWVLTAAHCKVKQDTEVILGIHSEKDKTKQVFKVVKHVPHQCYDNVTKENDIMLLQLNKQAKLNKNVATIKLPRVYDDLKAGTRCLVAGWGITQSGAKTPSDVLREVNVSIIERSICNDKKHYNYQPLVTMNMVCAGDKKGGKDSCIGDSGGPLICNGEQRGIVSFGGQKCGVPKYPGVYTRLTDKYTHWIKTVIGGSL; encoded by the exons ATGATGGTTCCATTGGGCTTGTggttctttgctgccatttttctCCTCGGCAGTCCCAGAG GCCACTGTGCCCAGATAATTGGAGGAAAAGAATCAGTTCCACATTCAAGACCTTTTATGGCCAAGATCAAAGGAACAAGTCTTTGTGGAGGATCCCTGATCAAACCGAACTGGGTATTAACAGCAGCTCATTGCAAAGT gaaacAAGACACTGAAGTTATTCTTGGGATTCAttcagaaaaagacaaaacaaaacaagtttttaaGGTTGTTAAGCATGTTCCTCACCAATGCTATGATAATGTCACAAAGGAGAATGACATTATGCTTCTTCAG CTTAATAAACAAGCAAAACTTAACAAGAATGTTGCCACCATCAAGCTTCCTCGAGTGTATGATGACCTCAAGGCAGGAACACGTTGCCttgtagctggctggggaattactCAGAGTGGAGCAAAAACGCCATCAGATGTGCTCCGTGAAGTTAATGTCTCTATCATTGAAAGAAGCATCTGCAATGACAAAAAGCACTATAATTATCAGCCTCTAGTGACAATGAATATGGTCTGTGCTGGTGacaagaaaggagggaaggattCATGTATT GGTGATTCTGGTGGTCCTTTGATATGCAATGGGGAACAAAGAGGCATTGTTTCCTTCGGTGGACAAAAGTGTGGTGTTCCCAAGTATCCTGGTGTCTACACACGTCTCACAGATAAATACACCCACTGGATAAAGACTGTTATAGGTGGCAGTTTATAG